TAGAGAACGCAAGGACAAGACCTCTGGCCAGCTACTCACCGTCTTCACGATAAACGAGCACGATTGGAGAGCGCACTTGGACAGCGGGTGGAAGCTGAAGTTCATGATGAACGCTGTATCTTCTTTGGGGGAAAAGCTCTCTAAAATGTCAATTCCGCTATATGTGCTTCATTACAACCCTGAATCTCCATCCCTGAGTAATTCGAATCAATTTGCATCGTGgctgaaagaagaatgctTAAACTTCGCCAAAGGTTCTGGGCCTGTTTTACTCACAGCGAATGCACAATATGAAACAGATGAGCTGTATCGGGATGTCAAAATATTAGAACAGAGTGACCCTTCGTTCAAGTTTAAGATATTTCATGATGCATGTGTTATTGAACCCAAACTTTTAACCACCGGTAAGGGAACTCAATATACAGTGTTTACTCCCTGGTACAAGAAATGGGCGGCTGAAGCAACTTCAAGAATGCAAAAATCAAAAACTTTTGTTCGCGAACTATCGAATGATCCTATCAAGGATGAGGAAATAGATTTCAAGCCGCTCCAGTACGAGTTGCCCTCCGAGTTCCTGTCGTACATTCCTGAAGGAGCTCCGGAGCTTCCAGAGGCATCTGAAGATGCCGCCTTTCAACTGCTTTCTGATTTCTTAGGCCAGCGGGCCCATGCGTACGATAAGAAGGATTATTTACCGGATGAGGGCTCATCACATTTAAGTTGCTACATTACCTCAGGGTTGATTAGCGCTAGATACATCGTAAGTGAAGCATCCAAACTCTCTAATGGTGCATTGGCGGCaaaagatatcaagaagaacagtcCTATTCAGGAATTCATTCGTCAGGTTGCGTGGAGAGATTTCTACAAACATGCATTTTGTAATTGGCCTTTTCTGTCAATGGACTTGCCCTATAACTTTGAGCTTAATGAGATGAAGTGGAGCAATGATCAGGAAGCTTTCAGAAAATGGTGTGAGGGGAAAACCGGAGTCCCTATTGTTGATGCCATTATGCGGGAATTGCTGTGCACCGCCTATGTAAACAACAGGGCGAGGATGATAGCGGCCTCTTTTCTCTGCAAGAACTTACTTCTGGATTACCGTTGGGGAGAAAGGTGGTTCAGAAGACATCTAATAGACTTTGATCTAGCTTCCAATGTCGGCGGCTGGGGATTTTGTTCTAGCACTGGTATTGACGCTCAACCTTATTTTCGAATTCTGAACATGGAATTGCagagcaagaaatttgACCCAGACGGGCGCTATATCAGGAAGTGGTTACcagagctgaaagattGCA
The sequence above is drawn from the Torulaspora globosa chromosome 5, complete sequence genome and encodes:
- the PHR1 gene encoding deoxyribodipyrimidine photo-lyase PHR1, which encodes MKRGPLKVPASQAQKKPKLHGDYDQYYNLNKTYYKNPITCQRANEFNNGKRKKPIDLLNHHISTQGKRDNVKTFIHWFRGDLRTHDNTGLFEAIKQFRERKDKTSGQLLTVFTINEHDWRAHLDSGWKLKFMMNAVSSLGEKLSKMSIPLYVLHYNPESPSLSNSNQFASWLKEECLNFAKGSGPVLLTANAQYETDELYRDVKILEQSDPSFKFKIFHDACVIEPKLLTTGKGTQYTVFTPWYKKWAAEATSRMQKSKTFVRELSNDPIKDEEIDFKPLQYELPSEFLSYIPEGAPELPEASEDAAFQLLSDFLGQRAHAYDKKDYLPDEGSSHLSCYITSGLISARYIVSEASKLSNGALAAKDIKKNSPIQEFIRQVAWRDFYKHAFCNWPFLSMDLPYNFELNEMKWSNDQEAFRKWCEGKTGVPIVDAIMRELLCTAYVNNRARMIAASFLCKNLLLDYRWGERWFRRHLIDFDLASNVGGWGFCSSTGIDAQPYFRILNMELQSKKFDPDGRYIRKWLPELKDCKDVHTFNLKRNGYQSAIVDYKKSREKALATYRQIL